The following proteins are co-located in the Dietzia timorensis genome:
- a CDS encoding fatty acid desaturase — MSHSVSDHQQHEEDFDGHGHTAGHHHHHHDHVNPDVDPYNWTDPKRHLWLLGLIPAGMLFPALAFFAAFNWLANHSFLGVETPWSVLATLTMFLPWVMVFVFIPVQDYRFGRDGSNPPEEVRERLEADKFYRWVVYAYVPLQYATLIMACYLWTANDLSWLGHEGPMHIVGKLGVMLAAGIAGGIGINTAHELGHKIESGEKWASRITLATTFYGHFFVEHNRGHHARVATPEDPASSRFGESYYRFLPRSVFGSLRSAWGLEKDRLARQGKSPWTLRNDNLSAWAMSVVLFAALTAIFGWAVLPWLIVQAIYGFSLLEVVNYLEHYGLLRQKTKKGRYQRCRAEHSWNSDHMVTNIFLFHLQRHSDHHANPMRRFQVLRTIDEAPQLPAGYATMIVLAHFPPLWRKVMDKRVLAHYGGDVHRANIDPLFHDRIVAKYATTANDAGRTQAQVGGTATLVEDTDADQALAAGTSPIGTYVCPNCGHHYEESKGEPREGFPAGTKWSDIPNDWQCPDCGVREKIDFLPVA; from the coding sequence ATGTCGCACAGCGTCTCAGATCACCAGCAGCACGAAGAAGACTTCGATGGCCATGGCCACACCGCAGGCCACCACCATCACCATCACGATCACGTCAATCCCGACGTCGATCCCTATAACTGGACCGACCCGAAGCGCCACCTCTGGCTGCTGGGGCTGATCCCCGCGGGCATGCTCTTCCCCGCGCTCGCCTTCTTCGCGGCGTTCAACTGGCTCGCGAACCACTCCTTCCTCGGGGTGGAAACTCCGTGGAGCGTGCTCGCTACCCTCACGATGTTCCTGCCGTGGGTCATGGTCTTCGTCTTCATCCCGGTTCAGGACTATCGCTTCGGCCGCGACGGTTCGAACCCGCCCGAAGAGGTGCGCGAGCGCCTCGAGGCGGACAAGTTCTACCGCTGGGTCGTGTACGCCTACGTCCCACTGCAGTACGCCACGCTGATCATGGCCTGCTACCTGTGGACCGCGAACGACCTGTCGTGGCTCGGCCACGAGGGGCCCATGCACATCGTCGGCAAGCTCGGTGTCATGCTCGCCGCGGGCATCGCCGGTGGTATCGGCATCAACACCGCGCACGAGCTCGGCCACAAGATCGAATCCGGCGAGAAGTGGGCTTCGCGCATCACGCTCGCCACCACCTTCTACGGCCACTTCTTCGTCGAGCACAACCGCGGCCACCACGCGCGCGTCGCCACCCCGGAAGACCCGGCGTCCTCGCGCTTCGGCGAGTCCTACTACCGCTTCCTGCCGCGTTCGGTCTTCGGTTCGCTGCGCTCGGCATGGGGTCTTGAGAAGGACCGCCTCGCCCGCCAGGGCAAGAGCCCCTGGACGCTGCGCAACGACAATCTCAGCGCGTGGGCCATGTCGGTCGTGCTGTTCGCCGCGCTCACCGCGATCTTCGGCTGGGCCGTCCTCCCGTGGCTCATCGTCCAGGCCATCTACGGATTCTCGCTCCTCGAGGTCGTCAACTACCTGGAGCACTACGGTCTCCTCCGTCAGAAGACGAAGAAGGGCCGCTACCAGCGTTGCCGCGCCGAGCACTCGTGGAACAGCGACCACATGGTCACCAACATCTTCCTGTTCCACCTGCAGCGCCACTCCGACCACCACGCGAATCCGATGCGCCGCTTCCAGGTGCTGCGCACCATCGACGAGGCGCCGCAGCTGCCCGCCGGCTACGCGACGATGATCGTCCTCGCACACTTCCCGCCGCTGTGGCGCAAGGTCATGGATAAGCGCGTGCTCGCCCACTACGGCGGCGACGTCCACCGCGCGAACATCGACCCGCTATTCCACGACCGCATCGTCGCGAAGTACGCCACGACCGCGAATGACGCCGGACGTACCCAAGCTCAGGTCGGCGGAACCGCGACGCTCGTCGAGGACACGGATGCCGACCAGGCCCTGGCCGCCGGGACCTCCCCGATCGGAACGTACGTGTGCCCGAACTGTGGGCACCACTACGAAGAATCCAAGGGAGAGCCGCGCGAGGGATTCCCCGCTGGTACGAAGTGGTCGGACATCCCGAACGACTGGCAATGCCCCGACTGTGGCGTACGGGAGAAAATCGACTTCCTCCCCGTCGCGTAA
- a CDS encoding TetR/AcrR family transcriptional regulator, which produces MADARTTNRTLAFAALTSLLRGRDWSEVTMADVAREAKMSRQTLYSAFGNRQGLAKAYALQLAETFASSVRTQIEAYPGDISTGLSSGIQAFLSQSGHDPLIIALLSGETKPDLLALISTEAEPLIERATQVLKPAFTSSWMHIEDNVARWTAEVIARVGISFVSSPPKDLSGIAEGLATIIAPGLEAASVIDRSAASS; this is translated from the coding sequence ATGGCAGATGCGCGCACCACGAACCGGACTCTCGCCTTCGCAGCTCTCACCTCCTTGCTGCGGGGGCGAGACTGGTCTGAGGTGACGATGGCTGACGTTGCTCGCGAGGCGAAGATGAGCCGGCAGACCCTCTACAGCGCCTTCGGCAACCGCCAGGGCCTCGCAAAGGCCTACGCGCTCCAGTTGGCCGAGACGTTCGCCAGTTCCGTGCGCACCCAGATCGAGGCGTACCCGGGGGACATCTCCACCGGACTGAGTTCGGGGATCCAGGCCTTCCTCTCCCAGTCCGGCCACGATCCGCTCATCATCGCGCTGCTATCCGGCGAGACGAAGCCGGATCTTCTCGCGCTCATCTCCACCGAGGCAGAGCCCCTCATCGAACGCGCGACCCAAGTGCTCAAGCCGGCGTTCACCAGTAGCTGGATGCACATCGAGGACAACGTTGCCCGCTGGACGGCCGAGGTCATCGCGCGCGTGGGCATCTCATTCGTGTCGAGCCCGCCCAAGGACCTGTCGGGCATCGCCGAGGGCCTCGCGACGATCATCGCGCCCGGCCTCGAGGCGGCGAGCGTCATCGACCGGAGCGCCGCGAGCTCCTAG
- a CDS encoding TetR/AcrR family transcriptional regulator: MVRNIDRRNALADAGLGILAEQGARGLTHRAIDTRAAVPIGTASNYFRNRDALIAGMVERIGERLAPSPEFLAAHEGRKPSRELFTEYLADIAARLLANREVTIALFELRLESLRRPEIAAMLQEWRYAGFEGDVQFNRDAGLPGDRRDIALFHYAIEGLLFDRLTGPLMPEESIDDIVSEFAARLLPPESP; the protein is encoded by the coding sequence ATGGTCCGCAATATCGATCGCCGCAACGCACTCGCCGATGCGGGGCTGGGAATTCTCGCCGAGCAGGGGGCGCGGGGGCTCACCCATCGCGCGATCGACACGCGGGCCGCCGTTCCCATCGGCACCGCCTCGAACTATTTCCGCAATCGGGATGCGCTGATCGCCGGCATGGTCGAACGCATCGGCGAGCGCCTCGCGCCGAGCCCTGAGTTCCTCGCGGCCCACGAGGGGAGGAAGCCTTCCCGGGAACTGTTCACCGAGTACCTCGCCGACATCGCCGCTCGGCTACTCGCCAACCGGGAGGTGACGATCGCGTTGTTCGAGCTGCGGCTGGAATCGCTGCGGCGCCCAGAGATCGCGGCGATGCTCCAGGAGTGGAGGTATGCCGGCTTCGAGGGCGACGTGCAGTTCAATCGTGACGCCGGGCTTCCCGGGGATCGCCGTGATATCGCCCTGTTCCACTACGCGATCGAGGGCCTGCTTTTCGACAGGCTCACCGGGCCTTTGATGCCGGAGGAATCCATCGATGACATCGTGTCCGAGTTCGCGGCCCGCCTCCTGCCTCCCGAATCGCCCTAG
- a CDS encoding dihydrofolate reductase family protein, which translates to MRELVYYVAVSIDGYIAGPDGEFDAFLFEGDHAGFITAELPDAIPTHIADQLGIAQRRERFDTVLMGAGTYSVGLPDAPSPYRHLDQYLFTHRAIAPQDNLTVTAEDPAHLVRELKAREGADIWLCGGRNLAAQLAGEIDRLVLKRNPVVFGAGIPLFAPGTYAPAQWDRVRAVAFDSGVVLEEYVRRQE; encoded by the coding sequence ATGCGAGAACTCGTCTATTACGTCGCCGTCAGCATCGATGGTTATATCGCGGGGCCGGATGGCGAGTTCGACGCCTTCCTCTTCGAGGGGGACCACGCCGGGTTCATCACCGCCGAGTTGCCCGACGCAATCCCCACGCACATCGCCGACCAGCTCGGCATCGCCCAGCGCCGAGAGCGATTCGACACGGTGCTCATGGGCGCGGGGACCTATTCCGTCGGGCTGCCGGACGCGCCGAGCCCGTACCGGCACCTCGACCAGTATCTCTTCACCCATCGAGCAATTGCGCCACAGGACAACCTCACCGTCACCGCCGAGGATCCGGCTCACCTGGTGCGGGAGCTCAAGGCCCGCGAGGGCGCGGACATCTGGCTGTGCGGCGGTCGGAACCTCGCGGCCCAACTCGCCGGGGAGATCGATCGGCTCGTGCTCAAGCGCAATCCGGTCGTGTTCGGCGCAGGTATCCCGCTGTTCGCGCCCGGGACCTATGCGCCGGCGCAGTGGGATCGCGTTCGGGCGGTCGCGTTCGACTCCGGCGTCGTGCTGGAGGAGTACGTCCGGCGTCAGGAATAG
- a CDS encoding TetR/AcrR family transcriptional regulator: MARRPRRTEKQTRDLVMDAAVEHVSTNGLRATPSLSMEDIIAAADVPRATAYRLWPSREIFATDVLDRLARGQSTPTLDLEAIETAVHAVAAEVTAGAEGIEIVGMLMGTIIEKEFDLLVDSHPWRAFLAYETALSSIPDPDQRARLLNRLAENEERTTHGIALLYGRVAAALGLRPRAEDSLLVAAQASRVLARGLVNDAVRETSTPQRRHADRRCLRESTCDLIRAALDTEEGAGLPSSWPNDVITEIRAELDRAGFR, encoded by the coding sequence GTGGCTCGCAGACCCCGTCGCACAGAGAAGCAGACCAGAGATCTGGTCATGGACGCCGCCGTCGAGCACGTGTCCACCAACGGACTTCGCGCCACCCCATCGCTCTCGATGGAGGACATCATCGCCGCGGCCGACGTCCCCAGGGCCACCGCGTATCGGCTGTGGCCATCGCGGGAGATCTTCGCTACCGATGTGCTCGACCGTCTCGCGCGCGGCCAGTCCACGCCGACGCTCGACCTCGAGGCGATCGAGACGGCAGTACACGCCGTCGCGGCCGAGGTTACGGCCGGCGCCGAGGGCATCGAGATCGTCGGCATGCTCATGGGCACGATCATCGAGAAGGAGTTCGACCTTCTCGTCGATTCACATCCGTGGCGCGCGTTTCTCGCATACGAAACGGCGCTGTCCTCGATCCCCGATCCGGATCAGCGCGCCCGCCTGCTCAATCGCCTCGCCGAAAACGAGGAGCGAACGACTCACGGCATCGCACTCCTCTACGGTCGCGTGGCAGCGGCGCTCGGTCTTCGGCCCCGTGCCGAGGACTCGCTCCTCGTCGCCGCACAGGCCTCGCGAGTATTGGCACGTGGCCTGGTCAACGACGCCGTCCGGGAAACGTCCACGCCGCAGCGGCGACACGCGGACCGGCGCTGCCTTCGCGAATCCACGTGCGACCTGATCCGCGCCGCCCTGGACACAGAAGAAGGCGCCGGCCTCCCCTCTTCGTGGCCGAACGACGTCATTACCGAGATTCGTGCCGAGCTCGATCGGGCGGGCTTCCGCTAG
- a CDS encoding MFS transporter yields the protein MGHDTPSSVTTRIPPSPARGATPGRALLAVCIVQFMVSLDLSVVNVGLPQISSALGFGGADVTWVIHAYALAFGGLLLLGGRLADLFGHRNVLVGGLALFAIASLVGGFATSAGWLLAARFAQGVGAAAAAPAALAALTQTFPSGRPRAKAFGAWSAMNAAGGALGVLIGGVLTEFAGWRWVLFVSVPMALVALVFARVGIAAKTRTTGSRHGTDLLGGALVTAGLLSVVFGILSTERSGWTSPFTLVPLALGVAFVAGFVVAERNARGEPLLRLGLLANRNVAGANIYNLMFGAAMASAFYFVSLYLQRVLGHGPARTGVEFLPFALAVVAGAALAVKASSRVDNRGLMILGGVVSALGFGAFGFISADGSFVVHVLGPSLVAGTGLGLCLGPVVSTATAGVDESERGVASGVLSSSRQIGAALGLAVLGTFAANRSARVDAAPADALAHGYSLGLLGAGAFFFLAVITALFLIPRGPAPADDPTTSGSRRHQ from the coding sequence ATGGGACATGACACGCCCTCCTCCGTCACCACCCGAATCCCTCCGTCTCCCGCACGCGGCGCCACGCCCGGTCGTGCGCTGCTCGCGGTGTGCATCGTCCAATTCATGGTGTCCCTCGACTTGTCCGTCGTTAATGTCGGACTGCCTCAGATCTCCTCCGCGTTGGGCTTTGGCGGCGCGGACGTCACGTGGGTGATCCACGCCTACGCGCTGGCATTCGGCGGTCTTTTGCTCCTCGGGGGCAGGCTCGCCGATCTCTTCGGCCACCGAAACGTGCTCGTCGGGGGGCTCGCACTCTTCGCAATCGCGTCGTTGGTAGGCGGATTCGCGACGAGCGCCGGGTGGCTGCTCGCGGCGAGGTTCGCGCAAGGGGTCGGAGCCGCCGCGGCCGCACCGGCCGCCCTCGCCGCTCTCACCCAGACATTTCCCTCGGGCCGGCCCCGTGCCAAGGCGTTCGGAGCGTGGAGTGCGATGAACGCCGCGGGCGGGGCGCTCGGAGTCCTCATCGGCGGGGTGCTCACCGAATTCGCCGGGTGGCGTTGGGTGCTGTTCGTCAGCGTGCCGATGGCGCTGGTGGCGCTTGTTTTCGCTCGCGTGGGGATCGCTGCGAAGACTCGAACGACGGGAAGCCGTCACGGAACGGACCTTCTCGGCGGCGCACTCGTCACCGCCGGCCTCTTATCGGTCGTTTTCGGGATACTGTCGACCGAACGGTCGGGGTGGACCTCCCCGTTTACGCTCGTTCCGCTCGCGCTCGGCGTCGCATTCGTGGCGGGCTTCGTGGTCGCCGAACGAAACGCCCGCGGCGAGCCGCTGCTCCGGCTCGGCCTCCTCGCCAATCGCAATGTCGCAGGGGCGAATATCTACAACCTCATGTTCGGGGCGGCGATGGCATCGGCGTTCTACTTCGTCTCGCTCTATCTGCAACGCGTGCTCGGACATGGGCCCGCGCGCACCGGAGTGGAGTTCCTTCCCTTCGCGTTGGCAGTCGTCGCCGGGGCCGCGTTGGCGGTGAAGGCGAGCTCGCGCGTGGACAATCGCGGGCTCATGATCCTCGGCGGAGTCGTCAGCGCCCTCGGTTTCGGTGCGTTCGGGTTCATTTCCGCGGATGGGTCGTTCGTCGTTCACGTCCTCGGGCCCTCGCTCGTCGCCGGTACGGGTCTCGGTCTCTGCCTCGGACCAGTGGTGTCCACGGCGACCGCCGGGGTGGACGAATCCGAGCGCGGAGTCGCCTCGGGAGTGCTGTCCAGCTCCAGGCAGATCGGAGCCGCGCTCGGACTCGCCGTCCTCGGCACCTTTGCCGCCAACCGAAGCGCGCGGGTGGATGCGGCCCCGGCCGACGCTCTCGCCCACGGGTACTCGCTCGGGCTCCTCGGAGCGGGAGCGTTCTTCTTCCTCGCAGTTATCACCGCACTCTTTCTCATTCCCAGGGGCCCCGCGCCCGCGGACGACCCGACAACGAGCGGCTCCCGCCGTCATCAGTGA
- a CDS encoding iron chaperone: MAKPTTIDEYIAPLTPEQAESIEEFRRLGHSAVPDAEEAVKWGHPAIVHPRGTILFVFSAHAKHASIAFTPSTREHFDAQLTDYSTGKGSVKLPYTQEIPSALIKEMMSFRLREFEDDGVLWM; this comes from the coding sequence ATGGCCAAACCCACCACTATCGACGAGTACATTGCCCCGCTAACGCCCGAGCAAGCCGAGAGCATCGAGGAGTTCCGCCGCCTCGGACATTCGGCCGTGCCCGACGCCGAGGAGGCGGTGAAGTGGGGTCACCCCGCAATCGTGCACCCGCGAGGGACGATTCTCTTCGTTTTCAGCGCGCACGCCAAGCATGCGAGCATCGCCTTTACGCCGTCGACCCGTGAGCACTTCGATGCCCAGCTCACCGACTACTCCACGGGAAAGGGCTCGGTGAAGCTGCCGTACACCCAGGAGATCCCGTCGGCACTTATCAAGGAAATGATGTCCTTCAGGCTCCGCGAGTTCGAGGATGACGGCGTCCTCTGGATGTGA
- a CDS encoding DUF3566 domain-containing protein — MTETPKNPSGGPNPGNAPSAGAQAPSTGATARTRSFNGSEGGPGGVSSAPAAGAAGTPGPVVAQSQRVRRGPMQSTVILRRIDPWSAFTTILALMFALFIVWMVAVGVLYLLLSGMGVWDRLGGALSDVVGDGSASVVGVGNIMLYAAGAGLLNVVLWSIMTTIGVFIYNLAASMTSGGIQVTFADRDR, encoded by the coding sequence ATGACCGAAACGCCCAAGAACCCGAGCGGCGGGCCGAACCCGGGTAATGCACCTTCGGCCGGCGCGCAGGCGCCGTCGACCGGCGCCACCGCGCGCACGCGGTCCTTCAACGGCAGCGAAGGCGGGCCCGGCGGGGTGTCGAGCGCGCCGGCTGCCGGTGCGGCCGGCACGCCGGGACCGGTGGTCGCTCAGTCCCAGCGGGTCCGTCGTGGGCCGATGCAGTCCACGGTGATCCTCCGCAGGATCGACCCGTGGAGCGCGTTCACCACGATCCTGGCGCTGATGTTCGCGCTCTTCATCGTGTGGATGGTCGCCGTCGGCGTGCTCTACCTCCTGCTCTCGGGCATGGGTGTGTGGGACCGCCTCGGTGGCGCGCTGTCCGATGTCGTGGGGGACGGTTCGGCCTCTGTGGTCGGGGTCGGCAACATCATGTTGTACGCCGCCGGTGCGGGGCTGCTCAACGTGGTGCTGTGGTCGATCATGACGACGATCGGTGTGTTCATCTACAACCTCGCCGCGTCGATGACCAGCGGCGGGATCCAGGTGACGTTTGCCGATCGCGACCGCTAG
- a CDS encoding FAD-dependent oxidoreductase — MASSSDTTTTESTDVLVLGSGIAGICAAIEAAEAGAKVIVLEGASGPGGASAQSGGEIYLGGGTSTQQAVGMDDSTEAMKAFLTAALGPNADEEKIEAYCDGAIEHHDWLLAHGLEFRHEVWDEPTWMPSTEVGLMWMGERAKPFSDLARPAARGHRPPQGMFAGETLMARLLATAEKAGIDIRTEIKTRTLVRESGDPAAPVCGVIATHFGEQLEFRAGAVIIATGGFVDNERMLEQWAPQQVGKGKVTDGHSDGSGIEMAMRVGAAVRRMHQTETALPVAAPLVTNGLLVDGGGRRFINEDRYPGLYSHAAVHHRPAPTWIIVDEDIVDAVPETELWGMRPTHVAETIEELARDCGLPERGLADTLAEYNADAEAGEDRAFGKESRFLKPLTSPYGAYPTGNGMRKGLMGSESMPQGFTLGGLHTDLDSRVLDLAGEPIAGLYAAGRATHGLHGEGYISGTSLGDGSFFGRRAGRNAAKESVHE, encoded by the coding sequence ATGGCTTCTTCCAGCGACACCACCACAACCGAATCCACCGATGTCCTCGTCCTCGGCAGTGGCATCGCGGGGATCTGCGCCGCGATCGAGGCCGCCGAGGCGGGGGCGAAGGTCATCGTGCTCGAGGGAGCCTCGGGTCCCGGCGGCGCATCCGCACAGTCGGGAGGTGAGATATACCTCGGCGGCGGCACGAGCACCCAGCAGGCGGTGGGTATGGACGATTCCACTGAAGCGATGAAGGCGTTCCTCACCGCCGCGCTCGGGCCGAACGCCGACGAGGAGAAGATCGAGGCGTACTGCGACGGCGCCATCGAGCACCACGACTGGCTACTGGCGCACGGCCTCGAGTTCCGCCACGAGGTATGGGACGAACCCACGTGGATGCCGAGCACCGAGGTCGGACTCATGTGGATGGGCGAGCGCGCCAAGCCGTTCTCCGATCTCGCTCGCCCCGCCGCGCGCGGGCATCGCCCTCCCCAGGGCATGTTCGCCGGCGAAACCCTCATGGCGCGGCTCCTCGCCACCGCCGAAAAGGCGGGAATCGACATCCGCACCGAGATCAAGACGCGAACACTCGTTCGTGAGTCCGGCGACCCGGCGGCCCCGGTGTGCGGCGTCATCGCGACGCACTTCGGGGAGCAGCTCGAGTTCCGCGCGGGCGCGGTGATCATCGCGACGGGCGGTTTCGTGGACAACGAGCGGATGCTCGAGCAGTGGGCGCCGCAGCAGGTCGGAAAGGGCAAGGTCACCGACGGCCACAGCGACGGCTCGGGCATCGAAATGGCGATGCGGGTGGGCGCCGCGGTACGCCGGATGCATCAGACCGAAACCGCCCTGCCCGTCGCAGCCCCGCTGGTCACGAACGGTCTTCTGGTTGACGGCGGCGGGCGCAGATTCATCAACGAGGACCGGTATCCCGGCCTGTATTCGCACGCCGCCGTCCACCATCGGCCGGCTCCGACGTGGATCATTGTCGACGAGGACATCGTCGACGCGGTCCCCGAAACCGAGCTGTGGGGAATGCGGCCGACGCACGTTGCGGAGACCATCGAGGAGCTCGCACGCGACTGCGGCCTTCCCGAACGCGGCCTCGCCGACACCCTCGCCGAATACAACGCCGACGCCGAGGCGGGCGAGGACCGGGCGTTCGGGAAGGAGTCCAGGTTCCTCAAGCCGCTCACATCCCCGTACGGCGCCTATCCGACCGGCAACGGTATGCGTAAGGGGCTCATGGGTTCTGAGTCGATGCCGCAGGGTTTCACCCTCGGCGGACTCCACACCGACCTCGACTCTCGGGTTCTCGATCTGGCCGGCGAGCCGATCGCGGGACTGTACGCCGCCGGACGCGCCACCCACGGACTGCACGGGGAGGGATATATTTCGGGTACATCCCTCGGCGATGGATCGTTCTTCGGCCGCCGGGCGGGACGAAACGCGGCGAAGGAGTCGGTACATGAGTAA
- a CDS encoding PaaI family thioesterase: MSKDTSAEDPWHSGGKLHPVLGTRDPQLADAQRVWGEDFEPVDLSELEGADPHLEDVGEQMRRLRDALTGIADSGADLAEAAELLRRAADIVEPQSPDQATRLASQWRKGGPGARRTNPVGGTENVIAPPLRAFGHPDGSVSARITLGLPYQGPPGCVHGGMSALMLDHLFGFANHWVGLRGMTAHYEIDYRKPTPLLEPLDMKAWVESHEGRKIWVRATIESGGELRVEARALFISANVPLPGRDATAPGEER; encoded by the coding sequence ATGAGTAAGGACACGTCCGCCGAGGACCCGTGGCACAGCGGAGGCAAGCTGCACCCGGTCCTCGGTACGCGCGACCCGCAGCTCGCGGACGCGCAGCGCGTGTGGGGTGAGGATTTCGAGCCCGTGGATCTGAGCGAGCTCGAGGGCGCGGATCCACACCTCGAGGACGTGGGCGAGCAGATGCGCCGGCTGCGCGATGCGCTCACCGGTATCGCCGACAGCGGAGCTGATCTCGCCGAAGCGGCCGAACTCCTACGCCGCGCCGCCGATATCGTCGAACCGCAGTCCCCCGACCAGGCCACGCGCCTGGCGAGCCAGTGGCGAAAGGGCGGGCCGGGCGCGAGGCGAACCAATCCGGTCGGCGGTACCGAGAACGTCATCGCCCCGCCGCTTCGCGCCTTCGGACACCCCGACGGGTCGGTATCCGCGCGCATCACGCTCGGCCTGCCCTACCAGGGCCCCCCGGGCTGCGTGCACGGGGGAATGAGCGCGCTGATGCTCGATCATCTCTTCGGGTTCGCCAACCATTGGGTTGGTCTCCGCGGGATGACGGCGCACTACGAGATCGACTACCGGAAGCCGACCCCGTTGCTCGAGCCGCTCGATATGAAGGCGTGGGTGGAGAGCCACGAGGGCCGCAAGATCTGGGTGCGGGCGACCATCGAATCGGGTGGGGAACTGCGCGTCGAGGCGCGCGCCCTGTTCATCTCGGCCAACGTTCCGCTGCCGGGCCGAGACGCCACCGCGCCGGGCGAAGAGCGGTAG
- a CDS encoding alpha/beta hydrolase — MSTGFLVTVIIWALVVAAVLWPPRRPIIFARAAFVVSIAVGELPLLFLLAFAITAVQTYRSADGVVGPVDWAIYAFAVLVIAGMAVLYLRTLRARPAIADAVGLPPHGATAWWSGIFCLPVKPLRVQRISNVQYAGGGREHRLDVYRLRHAPGGAPVLIFFHGGGFSGGDKYWEGRHLWYRMAAQGWVVISANYALRPHAGYPEHLTDAKRVIAFARENADEYGIDPATVVVSGSSAGGHLAAMCALTTNLPEFQPGFDSADTQVSAAVCLYGYFGRYYGEPRGHRPSSLPADYQATAAPPVFVVHGTHDSFITVNSARRFVRYLREHSPSTVAYAELPGANHGFDVFAGPRPRAVVDGISHFLGREVLRTGHPRGR, encoded by the coding sequence ATGTCCACCGGCTTTCTCGTCACCGTCATCATCTGGGCCCTCGTCGTCGCGGCCGTCCTGTGGCCGCCCCGCCGGCCGATTATTTTCGCTCGGGCCGCGTTCGTCGTCAGTATCGCTGTGGGCGAGCTCCCGCTGCTGTTCCTCCTCGCCTTCGCGATCACCGCGGTGCAGACCTACCGTTCTGCTGACGGCGTGGTGGGCCCGGTCGACTGGGCGATCTACGCCTTCGCGGTCCTCGTCATCGCCGGCATGGCCGTTCTCTATCTCCGCACGTTGCGCGCGCGACCCGCGATCGCCGACGCCGTCGGTCTCCCACCCCACGGCGCGACGGCGTGGTGGTCCGGCATCTTCTGTCTGCCGGTCAAACCGCTGCGCGTCCAGCGGATTTCCAATGTCCAGTACGCCGGCGGCGGCCGCGAACACCGCCTCGACGTCTACCGTCTGCGCCACGCCCCCGGCGGCGCTCCGGTCCTGATCTTCTTCCACGGCGGCGGCTTCTCCGGCGGCGACAAGTATTGGGAAGGCCGCCACCTCTGGTATCGCATGGCCGCGCAGGGCTGGGTCGTGATCAGCGCGAACTACGCGCTCCGTCCGCACGCCGGGTATCCCGAACACCTCACCGACGCCAAGCGGGTCATCGCCTTCGCCCGCGAGAACGCCGATGAGTACGGCATCGACCCCGCGACCGTCGTCGTGTCCGGAAGCTCGGCCGGCGGGCACCTCGCGGCGATGTGCGCTCTCACCACGAACCTGCCCGAGTTCCAGCCCGGCTTCGACTCCGCTGACACGCAGGTCTCCGCTGCCGTGTGCCTCTACGGCTACTTCGGTCGCTACTACGGCGAGCCGCGCGGCCACCGACCCTCGTCTCTCCCCGCCGACTACCAGGCCACCGCCGCGCCGCCCGTGTTCGTCGTCCACGGCACGCACGACAGCTTCATCACCGTGAACAGTGCCCGCCGATTCGTCCGTTACCTGCGCGAACACTCCCCCTCGACCGTCGCCTACGCGGAGCTCCCCGGGGCGAACCACGGCTTCGACGTGTTCGCCGGGCCGCGGCCGCGCGCCGTCGTCGACGGGATCTCGCACTTCCTCGGCCGCGAGGTCCTGCGCACGGGCCATCCGCGCGGGCGTTGA